One genomic region from Haloterrigena gelatinilytica encodes:
- a CDS encoding sodium:solute symporter family protein has protein sequence MNGTVLAIVGLYLVATLAIGWYGYVRTGATPAEYFLAGGTLGRVVFPLTMFATLMSAFIFLGSAGWGYQHGMGWFALLGVEAVAGIPLALIGLRVWRVGRDRGVLTPTELIGAAYDSDAVKLAVLVAQFVWAVPYLAIQAMGGGLLFESITGGAITFTQGAVLLTVVTGIYLTLGGLRSVAWSDVLQGVAVVVLLGGAIGYLFPALEPAAATAKLASETDLLTPAGELGFFTPGVWLSFLLMNAMAIVAYPQMFQRFLAAEDERAFRSLLVWWPVMVVVAALVPVFLGVWGAATMPGLEDPDAILPALLSAHAPPWIFGVVMGGALAAMMSTADSLVLTLSSIVSRDLYRAHLNPDASSGRETWVGRLTAVVLLGFGLAIALVQQGTIIDLAVYFIQGNALLLPAFLGALYWRRASAWGALASVCCGQAYFVAAEFGPAPSFAFLPFVPALAVACGALAVGSLLSGQSKTTALVAANRS, from the coding sequence ATGAACGGAACGGTCCTCGCCATCGTCGGCCTCTACCTGGTCGCGACGCTGGCGATCGGCTGGTACGGATACGTCCGAACGGGGGCGACGCCGGCCGAGTACTTCCTCGCGGGAGGGACTCTCGGACGAGTCGTCTTTCCGCTGACGATGTTCGCGACGCTGATGAGCGCCTTCATCTTCCTCGGGAGCGCCGGCTGGGGATACCAGCACGGGATGGGGTGGTTCGCGCTCCTCGGCGTCGAGGCGGTCGCCGGGATCCCGCTCGCGCTGATCGGCCTCCGCGTGTGGCGGGTCGGCCGCGATCGAGGCGTTCTCACGCCGACGGAACTGATCGGCGCGGCCTACGACAGCGACGCGGTGAAGCTGGCGGTCCTCGTCGCGCAGTTCGTCTGGGCGGTTCCGTACCTCGCGATCCAGGCGATGGGCGGCGGCCTGCTGTTCGAGTCCATCACCGGCGGCGCGATCACGTTCACGCAGGGCGCGGTCCTGCTCACCGTCGTCACCGGGATCTACCTCACGCTCGGCGGCCTTCGGAGCGTCGCCTGGTCCGACGTCCTGCAGGGCGTCGCGGTCGTCGTCCTCCTCGGGGGTGCGATCGGCTACCTGTTCCCCGCGCTCGAGCCCGCCGCCGCGACGGCGAAGTTAGCGAGCGAGACCGATCTGTTGACGCCCGCCGGCGAACTCGGCTTCTTCACCCCCGGCGTGTGGCTGTCGTTCCTGTTGATGAACGCGATGGCGATCGTCGCCTACCCGCAGATGTTCCAGCGATTCCTCGCCGCCGAGGACGAGCGGGCGTTCAGGTCCCTGCTCGTCTGGTGGCCCGTGATGGTCGTCGTCGCGGCGCTGGTCCCCGTCTTCCTGGGGGTCTGGGGCGCCGCGACGATGCCCGGCCTCGAGGATCCGGACGCGATCCTGCCGGCGCTGCTGTCGGCGCACGCGCCGCCGTGGATCTTCGGCGTCGTCATGGGCGGCGCCCTCGCGGCGATGATGAGCACGGCCGACAGCCTCGTGCTCACGCTGTCGTCGATCGTCTCCCGGGACCTGTATCGCGCCCACCTGAACCCGGACGCGAGCAGCGGCAGGGAGACGTGGGTCGGCCGACTGACCGCGGTCGTCCTGTTGGGCTTCGGGCTGGCGATCGCGCTCGTCCAGCAGGGGACGATCATCGACCTCGCGGTCTACTTCATCCAGGGGAACGCGCTGTTGCTCCCGGCGTTCCTCGGCGCGCTGTACTGGCGGCGGGCCTCCGCGTGGGGCGCCCTGGCGTCGGTGTGTTGCGGTCAGGCGTACTTCGTCGCGGCGGAGTTCGGCCCCGCGCCGTCGTTCGCGTTCCTCCCGTTCGTCCCCGCGCTGGCCGTCGCCTGCGGCGCCCTCGCCGTCGGATCGCTGCTTTCGGGGCAGTCGAAGACGACCGCGCTCGTAGCGGCGAACAGGTCCTGA